From one Stieleria sp. JC731 genomic stretch:
- a CDS encoding pentapeptide repeat-containing protein, with translation MAKKKKAAASKAWFKPRFTGQRLCFTGKPGGYGDSRADFESWARDEGAEIEKTINDKVDQLVVLEKGATAGTVKKAAALNNKGAAIVTISESDFREAFVPDEDEIVALVAAGDLGRQRLQELFQRSHSYYYGKGESIDLTSTNLRGADLVDLNLRPVKLDGADLRESHLKTLETGILRSVRMDKAHGEHFRPSGMTNCSCKAANLPHMFVGYQTYGNKQDLSDCDFTGANLDDSYFGYVKVIRTTFKRAILTEADFPSASLTEVDFTSADLSQSELTNVTIKDSAFTRAKLCQVKLSHSTLTNVNCRNADFTGASLNGTVFKDVDLTGAKFGDTLLFGTKFEGTTDISKAKGLQLPTITAVKTGKACRDLSAIVNKADAISITGAVQLKSGVVQIEIDKGNYYRSDFVSKFSIEIDGSTISDTTYLKTFTNALKHAGENWGHGELRFETIKVKSSKSAVKGKALQEAVIAALAEVFDTDIPSDDDLKAAKKKSQAKSDQIKQDLLDEIRGGKAGVAAFNARDNQVLVDKKQNQLRNEDFSSAKLAGLSAESFDFQGSKFNSAALRKADLQWAKLKKTDFSAADLRDANLKGAVATEATFSLAKLQKANLEWCTLDKANFEGADLTGANLADASLKGTQFANAKLKDVTWEDNVFDEKTAFPNGFEIPETLKFAGIGIDPRIAEALPSIDEEVIDFDSFMDRLKLTVDKSRLSKSMKMLKADRFELFSEVSDEAFRGVVKSQTDASLVYSCQLTSAGEFTCCTQNLNPCGGLRGALCKHLLVLIVGLTKGGMLDANKAATWAHTSLGKKPELDKDQMSEVLLKYKGAEAGEVDWRPMETIPEDYYAF, from the coding sequence ATGGCGAAGAAGAAAAAAGCGGCGGCGTCAAAAGCTTGGTTCAAACCTCGGTTCACAGGTCAACGGCTCTGCTTTACTGGCAAGCCTGGCGGCTACGGCGACTCTCGAGCGGATTTCGAATCATGGGCTCGTGATGAAGGCGCCGAGATCGAAAAGACCATCAACGATAAAGTTGACCAGCTAGTCGTGCTAGAAAAAGGCGCGACCGCCGGGACCGTCAAAAAAGCGGCTGCCCTGAATAACAAGGGCGCGGCGATCGTCACCATCAGCGAATCTGACTTTCGCGAAGCGTTCGTTCCTGACGAAGACGAAATCGTTGCACTCGTCGCCGCCGGTGACCTAGGTCGCCAGCGATTGCAGGAATTGTTTCAACGCAGCCATAGCTATTATTATGGGAAAGGCGAATCGATCGACCTGACATCGACCAATCTTCGTGGTGCAGACCTTGTCGACTTAAACCTTCGCCCAGTCAAGCTTGATGGGGCCGACTTGCGTGAGTCGCATCTCAAAACGCTCGAAACGGGTATTCTTCGCAGTGTTCGCATGGACAAAGCACATGGCGAGCACTTTCGACCATCCGGGATGACGAACTGCTCCTGCAAAGCCGCGAATCTGCCACATATGTTCGTCGGATACCAAACCTACGGCAACAAACAAGATCTCAGTGACTGTGATTTCACAGGCGCGAATCTGGACGACTCCTACTTTGGCTACGTTAAAGTCATCCGCACGACCTTCAAAAGGGCCATCCTGACGGAAGCAGACTTCCCAAGCGCCAGCCTTACCGAAGTCGACTTCACCTCGGCTGACCTCAGCCAATCCGAACTTACGAATGTCACAATCAAAGATTCAGCTTTTACCCGCGCAAAGCTGTGCCAGGTAAAGCTCTCACATTCGACGCTTACCAATGTCAATTGCCGCAATGCCGATTTTACGGGTGCCAGCCTGAACGGAACCGTCTTCAAAGACGTGGATCTGACCGGTGCAAAGTTTGGCGACACATTGTTATTTGGCACCAAGTTCGAAGGCACCACCGACATTTCGAAAGCCAAGGGACTGCAACTGCCAACGATAACCGCAGTCAAAACCGGCAAGGCATGTCGTGACCTCTCGGCGATCGTCAATAAAGCGGATGCGATTTCGATCACCGGTGCGGTTCAATTGAAAAGCGGCGTCGTTCAAATTGAAATCGACAAAGGCAATTACTATCGGTCGGACTTCGTTTCCAAATTCTCTATCGAGATCGACGGTTCGACGATTAGCGATACCACCTATCTCAAAACCTTTACGAATGCTTTGAAGCACGCGGGTGAGAACTGGGGACATGGCGAACTGAGGTTCGAAACCATCAAAGTCAAGTCTTCCAAAAGTGCTGTGAAAGGCAAAGCATTGCAGGAAGCTGTCATCGCAGCACTCGCCGAAGTGTTTGATACCGATATCCCTTCCGATGACGACCTCAAAGCAGCAAAGAAAAAGTCGCAGGCCAAGTCAGATCAGATCAAGCAGGACTTGCTCGATGAAATCCGTGGCGGCAAAGCCGGTGTCGCAGCATTCAACGCCCGCGACAATCAAGTTCTTGTCGACAAGAAACAAAACCAGCTTCGGAATGAAGACTTCTCATCGGCAAAGCTAGCCGGATTATCGGCCGAAAGCTTTGATTTTCAAGGAAGCAAATTCAATTCAGCAGCCCTACGCAAAGCAGATCTGCAGTGGGCGAAGCTGAAGAAAACCGATTTCAGTGCTGCTGACCTGCGAGATGCAAACTTGAAAGGTGCCGTCGCAACCGAAGCGACCTTCAGTCTTGCAAAACTGCAGAAAGCAAATCTCGAGTGGTGCACGCTCGACAAAGCTAACTTTGAAGGCGCCGATCTCACCGGAGCAAACTTGGCGGACGCTAGCTTGAAGGGCACTCAGTTTGCCAATGCCAAACTTAAAGATGTGACTTGGGAAGACAATGTCTTTGACGAAAAGACAGCCTTCCCCAATGGTTTTGAAATCCCTGAGACATTGAAGTTTGCCGGTATCGGCATTGACCCGCGCATTGCCGAAGCGTTGCCGTCAATCGATGAAGAAGTCATCGACTTTGATAGTTTCATGGATCGGTTGAAGCTGACGGTTGACAAATCCCGTTTGTCCAAATCCATGAAAATGCTCAAGGCGGATCGCTTTGAATTGTTTTCTGAAGTCTCCGATGAAGCATTTCGTGGTGTCGTCAAAAGCCAAACCGATGCCTCGCTCGTCTATTCATGCCAACTGACGTCGGCAGGCGAATTCACCTGTTGCACACAAAACCTAAACCCTTGCGGCGGGCTGCGTGGTGCGTTGTGCAAACACCTGTTGGTTCTAATCGTTGGCTTGACCAAAGGTGGAATGCTTGATGCAAATAAAGCGGCAACATGGGCGCATACCAGCTTGGGTAAAAAACCCGAGCTAGACAAAGACCAAATGTCGGAGGTCTTGCTAAAGTACAAAGGTGCCGAGGCGGGAGAAGTCGACTGGCGTCCGATGGAAACGATCCCCGAAGATTACTATGCGTTCTAA
- a CDS encoding ATP-binding protein, whose protein sequence is MAKKKTVKKKAASRSGTTQPAKSTEQVREPAEVRYADQIESLIQNDQTTPPRAWRLSPRAVLDYIVGGKTLKATINGKSQQVEITRKFFGDDSIVERAIVTLASERALLLVGEPGTGKSWLSEHLAAAISGNSTLTIQGTAGTTEEHIKYSWNIARVIAEGPTPNNLIPSPTMVAMHSGGLLRFEEVTRCVPDVQDSLVSILSDKAIAVPELPDANMVWAKPGFNVIATANSRDQGVNELSAALKRRFNYIHIPIVADQKTEVEIVQQRSAELIQQYELPVQISPPIIKMLATVFREIRNGKSSEGVSVKQPTTTLSTAEAIGCALDAALHARFFGSGKVNPGDIARNMIGSIVKEDTADLAVLKEYVTIVAKKRARSDKAWQEFHDAIVSQLN, encoded by the coding sequence ATGGCAAAGAAAAAGACTGTAAAGAAGAAGGCCGCATCACGAAGCGGTACAACACAGCCTGCGAAGTCAACCGAACAAGTTCGTGAACCTGCCGAAGTTCGCTATGCGGATCAGATCGAATCCCTCATTCAAAATGATCAGACGACACCGCCAAGGGCCTGGCGACTATCACCGCGTGCTGTCCTCGATTACATCGTTGGTGGTAAAACGCTAAAAGCGACCATCAATGGCAAGTCGCAGCAGGTCGAAATCACGCGGAAGTTCTTCGGCGACGATTCGATCGTTGAACGGGCGATCGTCACACTGGCTTCGGAAAGGGCGCTGCTTTTAGTCGGCGAGCCAGGAACCGGAAAAAGCTGGCTTTCGGAACACTTGGCTGCCGCGATCAGTGGCAATTCGACACTGACCATACAAGGGACCGCCGGAACCACCGAGGAGCATATCAAGTACTCCTGGAACATCGCACGTGTGATTGCCGAAGGCCCTACGCCCAATAACTTGATCCCATCACCGACCATGGTGGCGATGCACTCCGGCGGTTTGCTCCGTTTCGAAGAAGTCACCCGTTGTGTACCGGATGTGCAGGATTCCCTCGTTTCGATCCTTTCGGACAAAGCGATCGCGGTACCGGAATTGCCGGATGCGAATATGGTTTGGGCCAAACCCGGCTTTAACGTCATCGCAACGGCCAACTCACGTGACCAAGGTGTGAACGAATTGTCTGCGGCGCTAAAGCGTCGTTTCAATTACATCCACATTCCGATCGTCGCCGATCAGAAAACCGAAGTCGAGATCGTCCAACAGCGTTCGGCAGAATTGATTCAGCAGTACGAACTGCCCGTCCAAATCAGTCCACCCATTATCAAAATGCTGGCGACGGTCTTCCGTGAAATCCGCAACGGAAAATCATCCGAAGGTGTCAGCGTCAAACAGCCCACCACCACCCTTTCGACGGCCGAAGCGATCGGATGCGCACTTGACGCCGCATTGCACGCCAGGTTCTTTGGCTCAGGCAAAGTGAACCCCGGCGACATCGCCCGAAACATGATCGGGTCGATTGTCAAAGAAGACACCGCCGACTTAGCCGTTCTGAAGGAGTACGTCACGATCGTTGCTAAAAAACGTGCGCGTAGTGACAAGGCTTGGCAAGAATTTCATGACGCGATCGTTTCGCAGCTGAACTAA
- a CDS encoding DUF5682 family protein — protein sequence MSISEFESAADQIEVDVQAVARLVDSVLSADLYWFPVRHHSPSVAKHLEMAIHARKPKLIFIEGPAEANSLIPFIVDSQSKPPIAIYSSYRDDDNVLGLAGVASPAEDIPPRFSCWYPLLSYSPEYVAMLAAKKVGAEVRFMDLPHHALLTPADQFIEHPQEPVEQEADESKPVIPKQVIQREDESLFVESSFYQQLAKAAGYKTWAEAWDTLFESRDWKDDVEAFRLEMATFCAAVRSTTSPDRIATDGTLPRERFMMQTIRETLKSQKLKPRDAMVVCGGFHLFLDQNDDQPPPVQPEGTLYSTVVPYSFFRVSELSGYAAGNRAPQFYQSMWELTKSEQLDDLLAQYVVAVLNRARRSGESVSSADAISVSQHARMLAQLRGRPVPILDDIQDALVTCCCKGNPQDEGTQLLKAIDFVNIGTKVGRVTAKLGRLPIVNDFYSQIDDLQLDEVMGKEKQLTVSLDKRDKQDERRSVLLHRLCFLEIPLVKQIDAPNTEFATGTLFKERWSLKWNPKVEPTLVEQNLYGDSIEAAVLAKLHEEVARDEGHAGRTCGHLRRSIEMDLPNLVAEVQVACGDAIDSDSRFVSLTTALGHLLVIDRFATYRNLRRDELQELIVLAFDRACFSITDVCNVPEDQQPPVIDALLSLADIMLKSEGDQFSRDLFAENVRSAAEESTVPFLRGAFLGMLTEIRSLPAQELANEISAYASAAPEQMIHAGDFLDGVMSVSRTSIMLGADSLVSSIDDLLKAADWDTFLIMIPKMRAAFERLHPAQTDTLALRVATSYGLAEEASSLTELNTSLEAAALIASIDSEVAKIMTRWNF from the coding sequence ATGTCGATCAGCGAATTTGAATCTGCTGCCGATCAGATCGAAGTCGATGTCCAGGCCGTAGCAAGGCTTGTCGATTCGGTACTTTCCGCAGATCTCTATTGGTTTCCGGTTCGTCACCATTCGCCATCGGTCGCGAAGCACCTGGAGATGGCGATCCATGCGCGAAAGCCAAAGTTGATCTTCATCGAAGGTCCTGCCGAAGCCAACTCGCTGATTCCTTTCATAGTCGATAGCCAATCAAAACCGCCGATCGCGATTTATTCGTCCTATCGCGATGACGATAACGTGCTCGGTTTGGCCGGAGTCGCTAGCCCGGCCGAGGACATCCCGCCTCGGTTTTCGTGCTGGTACCCGCTGCTCAGCTATTCGCCCGAGTACGTCGCGATGTTGGCCGCGAAAAAGGTCGGTGCTGAAGTCCGCTTCATGGACCTGCCACACCATGCATTGTTGACTCCAGCGGATCAATTCATTGAACATCCGCAGGAACCTGTCGAACAAGAAGCTGACGAATCAAAGCCAGTGATTCCAAAGCAGGTGATCCAACGGGAAGACGAAAGCCTCTTTGTCGAAAGCAGCTTCTATCAGCAACTCGCAAAAGCGGCGGGCTACAAAACATGGGCCGAAGCCTGGGATACGCTATTCGAATCGCGTGATTGGAAAGATGACGTCGAAGCGTTCCGACTTGAGATGGCGACGTTTTGTGCAGCCGTGCGATCGACGACGAGTCCCGATCGCATCGCCACGGACGGAACCTTGCCACGCGAACGATTCATGATGCAAACGATTCGTGAAACCTTAAAAAGCCAAAAGCTGAAACCTCGCGACGCGATGGTGGTCTGTGGTGGATTCCACCTTTTCCTCGACCAAAATGATGATCAACCACCACCGGTCCAACCCGAAGGCACTCTTTACAGCACAGTCGTTCCATATTCGTTTTTTCGTGTATCCGAATTGTCCGGATACGCCGCAGGCAACCGAGCACCCCAGTTTTATCAGTCGATGTGGGAACTGACGAAGTCGGAACAACTCGATGACCTGCTTGCACAGTATGTCGTCGCGGTCCTCAACCGGGCTCGCCGCAGTGGCGAAAGCGTTTCTTCGGCCGACGCAATTTCGGTAAGCCAGCATGCGCGGATGCTGGCACAGCTTCGCGGCCGTCCAGTTCCCATTCTCGATGACATCCAAGACGCATTGGTGACGTGTTGTTGCAAAGGCAATCCGCAAGATGAAGGGACGCAGCTTTTAAAGGCGATCGACTTCGTCAACATCGGAACCAAGGTTGGGCGGGTCACGGCAAAGCTAGGTCGATTGCCGATCGTCAATGACTTTTACAGTCAGATCGATGACCTGCAGCTCGACGAAGTGATGGGAAAAGAGAAACAGCTCACCGTTTCGCTGGATAAACGTGACAAGCAAGACGAACGACGAAGTGTATTGCTGCATCGACTGTGTTTTCTAGAGATCCCACTTGTCAAACAGATCGATGCCCCGAATACGGAATTTGCGACAGGCACACTTTTTAAAGAAAGGTGGTCGCTGAAATGGAATCCAAAGGTCGAACCGACGTTGGTCGAACAAAACCTTTATGGAGATTCGATCGAAGCGGCCGTATTGGCGAAATTGCATGAAGAAGTCGCACGCGATGAAGGCCATGCGGGGCGAACTTGTGGCCATCTCCGTCGATCGATCGAGATGGATTTACCCAACTTGGTCGCTGAAGTGCAGGTCGCTTGCGGTGACGCAATCGATTCGGATTCTCGCTTTGTTTCGTTGACAACGGCGCTCGGCCACCTGCTTGTCATTGATCGCTTTGCAACCTATCGAAACCTCCGACGTGATGAACTGCAGGAACTGATAGTCCTGGCATTTGACCGTGCTTGCTTCTCAATCACGGACGTCTGCAACGTTCCGGAAGATCAACAACCACCAGTCATTGATGCGTTGCTCTCGTTAGCCGACATCATGCTGAAGAGCGAAGGAGATCAATTCAGTCGTGATCTTTTCGCAGAAAACGTCCGCAGTGCCGCAGAAGAATCGACGGTCCCATTCTTAAGAGGTGCCTTTCTGGGGATGCTGACGGAGATCCGTTCGCTACCCGCCCAAGAACTCGCCAATGAGATTTCTGCGTACGCCTCAGCGGCCCCTGAGCAGATGATACACGCAGGCGACTTCCTTGACGGAGTGATGAGTGTTTCTCGGACTTCGATCATGCTCGGCGCGGACTCGTTGGTTTCTTCGATAGACGACTTGCTAAAAGCCGCTGACTGGGACACGTTCTTGATCATGATTCCAAAAATGCGTGCCGCATTCGAAAGACTGCATCCGGCACAGACCGACACATTGGCGCTTCGCGTCGCCACCTCCTACGGACTCGCCGAAGAAGCATCTTCGTTGACGGAACTGAACACTTCGCTCGAAGCGGCGGCGTTGATCGCAAGCATCGATTCCGAGGTAGCAAAGATCATGACCCGTTGGAACTTCTAA
- a CDS encoding VWA domain-containing protein: MSINPDDHHTLARWRLVLGRAAESHSITCEGDDQCARIEQLVGFLFDEPSDPAQSRGRSKTRQGGLGKGRALTVPEWVDHVAELFPHSAKEILEKELVQRRGISELLDQPKLLEKIEPNMELVKTLLTHKDLLNPKTRILARKIIDKVVQELKEKMKVQVEAAITGAIRRDKHSPRRVFRNLDLPMTLRRNLKNYDSKSGRLLVDQLFFFAAERNKRPWHIIVTVDQSGSMLDSAIFSAVMASIFAELPAVKTSLVLFDTDIVDLSDQVGQPVDVLLSIQLGGGTDITQALQYSHQLVREPAKSIVVLITDFYEGRAENDLVRQTRAMADSGIRMIGLGALGYNARPEYNRSTARKCRKAGMDILSCTPEKLAECMGQIIRS, from the coding sequence ATGAGTATCAACCCAGACGATCACCATACGCTGGCACGTTGGCGGCTCGTACTCGGACGCGCCGCCGAGTCTCATTCGATCACGTGCGAGGGAGACGATCAGTGCGCGAGGATTGAGCAGCTTGTCGGTTTTCTATTTGACGAGCCTTCAGATCCTGCTCAATCCCGCGGTCGTTCAAAGACTCGGCAGGGAGGACTCGGCAAAGGCCGTGCTTTGACCGTTCCCGAATGGGTCGACCACGTCGCCGAACTGTTTCCCCACAGTGCAAAAGAGATCCTTGAAAAAGAGTTGGTACAACGACGTGGGATCTCAGAACTACTCGATCAACCAAAACTATTGGAAAAGATCGAACCGAATATGGAACTGGTTAAAACGCTGCTCACTCACAAAGATCTACTAAACCCCAAAACTCGGATCCTAGCTAGGAAGATTATCGACAAGGTTGTCCAAGAGCTTAAAGAGAAGATGAAGGTTCAAGTCGAGGCGGCGATTACCGGAGCGATACGTCGCGACAAGCATTCGCCACGTCGTGTTTTTCGCAACCTCGATTTGCCAATGACGCTGCGGCGAAACCTAAAGAACTACGATTCGAAAAGCGGACGACTACTTGTCGACCAACTCTTTTTCTTTGCTGCGGAACGCAACAAACGCCCATGGCACATTATCGTGACCGTCGACCAGTCGGGATCGATGTTGGACTCCGCAATTTTCTCTGCCGTGATGGCTTCTATCTTTGCCGAATTACCCGCCGTGAAAACCTCGTTGGTGCTATTTGACACCGACATTGTGGATCTGTCTGACCAAGTCGGTCAGCCCGTTGACGTTTTACTTTCGATTCAACTTGGCGGCGGTACTGACATCACACAAGCCTTGCAGTATTCGCACCAACTGGTTCGTGAACCGGCAAAATCAATTGTCGTTCTGATTACAGATTTTTACGAAGGTCGCGCAGAGAATGACCTTGTCCGACAAACCCGGGCGATGGCCGATTCGGGTATCCGTATGATCGGTCTGGGAGCATTGGGCTATAACGCGCGACCGGAATACAACCGTTCAACGGCACGCAAATGCCGCAAGGCAGGGATGGACATCCTCTCGTGCACGCCAGAGAAGCTGGCCGAATGCATGGGGCAGATCATCCGAAGCTGA